A genomic window from Anthonomus grandis grandis chromosome 2, icAntGran1.3, whole genome shotgun sequence includes:
- the LOC126748674 gene encoding sodium/bile acid cotransporter 7-B-like, translating into MRQRITPAEFLKKNWLLVAILCCIFLAGLYPKLGSKEGPLKTEYSVKYGAVSLMFFISGFSLKTDSIFYTFKQYKLHLFIQLFTFLLVPIYTQLFVKFLSMFGINGWVLKGLITVSCMPPPVSSAVILTRAAQGNETAAIFNSVVGSFLGIIITPILLLFNLGSTTIVPLFGTVLQLTVSVILPLLAGQLIKVFTNFRGHRIPFGTISQCALLFVIYTTFCDTFLVPETGLSALDVIFTIFSVLLLQIALILLSFKLSNSMRKLFTSADVIAMVFCSTHKSLTLGIPILRIMFHGYSHLSQISLPLLVYHPTQIILGGLMVPQLKDWLHSQKKRKLPV; encoded by the exons ATGAGACAGAGGATAACCCCGGCAGAGTTCCTAAAGAAGAACTGGTTGCTAGTGGCGATTTTGTGTTGTATCTTCCTAGCAGGATTATACCCAAAACTTGGATCTAAAGAGG gACCACTAAAGACTGAATATTCAGTAAAGTATGGGGCAGTGTCTCTCATGTTTTTCATAAGCGGTTTTTCCCTTAAAACCGACAGCATCTTTTACACATTTAAACAGTAtaaattgcatttatttataCAACTATTTACATTCCTTCTTGTTCCTATTTACACTCAGCTCTTTGTAAAGTTTTTGAGCATGTTTGGTATTAATGGATGGGTATTAAAAGG gttaattacAGTGTCTTGTATGCCTCCACCAGTTAGCAGTGCAGTTATTTTAACTAGGGCAGCCCAAGGCAATGAAACTGCTGCCATATTTAATTCTGTAGTAGGGAGCTTTTTAGGAATTATTATTACTCCTATATTGTTGTTATTTAAT TTAGGTTCAACCACAATTGTGCCTCTTTTTGGTACAGTTTTACAATTGACTGTCTCAGTGATTCTTCCTCTGCTTGCGGGGCAGCTAATAAAGGTTTTTACTAATTTTCGAGGGCACAGAATTCCTTTTGGCACAATCAGCCAATGTGCTTTATTGTTTGTGATATACACAACATTTTGTGATACCTTTTTGGTACCGGAGACTGGACTGTCAGCTTTAGATgtcatttttacaatattttctg TTCTTTTGCTacaaattgctttaattttattgagCTTTAAGCTGTCTAACTCTATGAGGAAATTGTTTACTTCAGCGGACGTTATTGCCATGGTGTTTTGCTCTACTCACAAGTCCTTAACACTTG GTATTCCAATTTTAAGGATAATGTTTCATGGGTATTCACATTTGAGCCAAATAAGCTTACCACTGTTGGTGTACCATCCAACACAAATTATTTTAGGCGGGCTGATGGTGCCCCAGCTCAAAGATTGGCTGCATTCTCAAAAAAAGAGGAAGTTGCCAGTTTAA
- the LOC126748733 gene encoding active regulator of SIRT1-like has product MSAALVKQALEIVDPDFTTKASKKKTKTNSFLKEKLRNTSIQKGKNRLDLSREKRYTIEEARRSVKSKDQILRDNLYKLELIKKHSKVHLDPKATAHIIQRAVSRRPISSEQDASRVEKTAFTEEDFKKFEEEYMNSED; this is encoded by the exons atgagtGCCGCCCTCGTGAAACAAGCCCTAGAAATCGTCGATCCTGATTTTACAACAAAAG CTTccaaaaagaaaacaaagacTAACTctttcttaaaagaaaaattaagaaacaccTCCATTCAAAAAG GCAAAAATAGATTAGATCTTTCAAGAGAAAAGAGATATACTATTGAAGAAGCAAGACGATCAGTGAAATCAAAAGACCAAATTCTAAGAGACAATCTTTATAAACTTGAGCTTATTAAAAAGCATAGCAAAGTACATTTAGATCCAAAGGCAACAGCTCAT ATAATTCAAAGGGCAGTTTCAAGAAGGCCAATAAGCTCAGAACAAGACGCATCCAGAGTAGAAAAAACTGCATTTACTGAAGAAGATTTCAAGAAATTTGAGGAGGAATATATGAATTCTGAAGATTAA
- the LOC126748662 gene encoding serine/threonine-protein kinase hippo-like, with amino-acid sequence MSSDLKKLSEESLTRQPEEVFDIICKLGEGSYGSVFKALHKETSQVLAIKQVAVDTDLQEIIKEISIMQQCDSPYVVKYYGSYFKNTDLWIVMEYCGAGSVWDLMRLRKRTLNEEEISTVLSDTLKGLEYLHLRRKIHRDIKACNILLNSEGHAKLADFGVAGQLTDTMAKRNTVIGTPFWMAPEVIQEIGYDCVADIWSLGITALEMAEGQPPYGDIHPMRAIFMIPTKPPPSFKEPDKWSPEFIDFISACLIKNPEERCTATDLLSHVFITNAKPPATLIPIIQEAHEIREKPTYRNVSVNNDVLDDTAADETIISCVDDGTLVPDKGGTLVPTPSGTLVEIEEDLGTLIINSDDETMKRHGTNSQKGKYRPKFLDHFDNKLATEESKKVLKNIEDCIEPESVDRIRNDVQLLAKHQAEMTVGEPKQVHIILEADYEFLKHLSLEELHEKMKSLDADLDREIQELRKKYEAKRQPILDAMDTKRKNVQNNF; translated from the coding sequence ATGTCGTCTGATCTAAAAAAACTCTCCGAAGAAAGCCTTACAAGGCAACCAGAAGAAGTGTTTGACATAATATGCAAACTAGGAGAAGGCAGTTACGGCAGTGTCTTTAAAGCGTTGCACAAAGAAACCAGTCAAGTTTTAGCCATAAAACAAGTCGCAGTTGATACAGACTTACAGGAAATCATCAAAGAAATCTCCATTATGCAACAATGCGACAGCCCTTACGTCGTTAAGTACTACGGAAGCTACTTCAAGAACACAGATCTTTGGATCGTGATGGAATATTGCGGAGCAGGATCAGTTTGGGACCTAATGCGTCTCAGAAAAAGAACTTTAAATGAAGAAGAAATCTCCACGGTACTATCGGACACTTTAAAAGGGCTCGAGTATTTGCATTTAAGAAGGAAGATTCACAGAGACATAAAAGCCtgcaacattttattaaattctgagGGACACGCAAAACTAGCCGATTTCGGTGTGGCCGGTCAGTTAACGGACACAATGGCAAAACGAAACACTGTGATCGGCACGCCATTTTGGATGGCCCCGGAGGTTATCCAGGAAATTGGCTACGATTGTGTGGCGGACATTTGGAGTTTAGGAATCACTGCTCTGGAAATGGCTGAAGGGCAGCCTCCTTATGGCGATATTCATCCTATGAGGGCCATTTTTATGATCCCAACCAAGCCTCCGCCGTCATTCAAAGAGCCTGACAAGTGGAGCCCTGAGTTCATTGATTTCATCAGTGCTTGCCTCATAAAGAATCCTGAGGAGAGATGCACTGCAACTGATCTTCTTAGTCACGTGTTTATAACCAATGCCAAGCCTCCAGCCACCCTTATTCCTATCATCCAGGAAGCACATGAGATTAGAGAGAAACCAACTTATCGTAACGTCTCAGTTAATAATGACGTGTTGGATGATACTGCAGCGGATGAGACGATCATTTCCTGTGTAGACGATGGAACTTTGGTACCAGATAAGGGAGGCACTTTGGTTCCTACTCCCTCCGGCACTTTAGTAGAAATAGAAGAGGATTTGGGCACGTTAATTATAAACAGCGACGACGAAACGATGAAAAGGCACGGAACGAACTCGCAAAAAGGCAAATACCGCCCCAAGTTCCTCGACCATTTCGACAATAAGTTGGCCACTGAGGAGAGCAAAAAAGTACTGAAAAACATTGAAGACTGTATCGAGCCGGAAAGCGTCGACCGCATTAGAAACGACGTGCAGTTATTAGCGAAACACCAAGCGGAAATGACTGTGGGCGAACCGAAACAAGTCCATATTATCTTGGAAGCGGATTACGAGTTTTTGAAACATCTTAGTTTGGAGGAGCTGCACGAGAAGATGAAAAGTTTAGATGCGGACCTGGACAGGGAAATTCAAGAGTTGAGAAAGAAATACGAGGCGAAACGGCAGCCCATCTTGGACGCAATGGATACGAAGCGTAAGAACGTACAGAATAATTTTTAG